The Vicia villosa cultivar HV-30 ecotype Madison, WI linkage group LG1, Vvil1.0, whole genome shotgun sequence genome includes a region encoding these proteins:
- the LOC131646486 gene encoding uncharacterized protein LOC131646486 yields the protein MIQIPITHKINHLFNILQPQTSSLVLNIGQLCFLFLALLATFHSIFILKFRKKTPSISPLIAEYDDYTDDEDETCSISSASSESEDDEEEIEEENRTGEYFRFRGDDGDGGFLSSCRSIGDMFSLSEITNSKSVVKLWDTIGLGLGFGLEDSDCNYDGSIVAVYGTDEKLRASSEVWDTRVRRRIPAVIGEWAPGIGKTVGIVSGGGQKIYVRDDGRCKLTVGDTRNVISPLGYVTESQLDLWWPNSYMLKI from the coding sequence ATGATTCAAATTCCTATAACGCACAAAATAAACCATCTCTTCAATATTCTTCAACCTCAAACCTCTTCCCTAGTTCTCAATATCGGCCAACTATGCTTTCTTTTTCTCGCTCTACTCGCCACCTTTCACTCCATTTTCATCCTCAAATTCCGCAAAAAAACTCCTTCTATCTCTCCTCTCATAGCCGAGTATGATGATTACACCGATGACGAAGATGAAACATGTTCGATATCGTCCGCATCATCGGAGTCTGAAGACGACGAAGAAGAGatagaagaagaaaatagaaCCGGCGAGTATTTCCGATTTAGAGGTGATGACGGTGACGGTGGATTTCTAAGTAGTTGTCGTAGCATCGGTGATATGTTCTCGCTTTCGGAGATTACGAATAGTAAAAGCGTTGTGAAACTTTGGGATACCATAGGGTTAGGGTTAGGATTTGGGTTAGAAGATTCTGATTGTAATTACGACGGAAGTATCGTTGCGGTTTACGGCACTGACGAGAAGTTGAGAGCGTCGTCGGAGGTTTGGGACACGAGGGTCCGGCGTAGGATACCGGCGGTGATCGGGGAATGGGCGCCTGGTATCGGAAAGACAGTTGGAATTGTTTCCGGTGGTGGGCAGAAGATTTACGTGAGAGATGACGGACGTTGTAAGTTGACGGTTGGTGATACGAGGAATGTGATCTCGCCGTTAGGATATGTAACGGAATCACAACTGGATTTGTGGTGGCCGAATTCCTACATGCTTAAAATTTGA
- the LOC131642750 gene encoding nucleolar complex-associated protein 2-like — protein MDAENDTERNMDGESNVRRRSRKKSMTGSGAKEHKGQLESLQQKDPDFYEFLKEHDQELLQFSDDDIDEDLDADLEDGDLHVDEEATEHEVQGKDKKASKKVITTAMVDLWCKSIKENGSLNAVRSLMKAFRAACHYGDDEENESMEKLSVMSSAVFNKIMLTVLNEMDGILRKLLKIPATGGKKQIVTDLMTTKQWRTYGHIVKSYLGNAFHILNQMTDSQMISFTLHRLKYSSVLLAAFPSLLRKYIKVALHFWGTGGGALPVVSCLFMRELCICIGSGCIDECFKGIYKAYVLNCHFVNAVKLKHIRFLSNCVIELLGVDLPNAYQHAFIFIRQLAMILRDALNTKTKEAFRKVYEWKFINCLELWTDAVRAYSSQSDFKQLAYPLTQIISGVARLVPTARYIPLRLRCIRMLNQLAASTQSFVPVSMLLLDMLEMKELSRPPTGGVGKAVDLRSILKVSKPTLKTRAFQEACVFSVVEELAEHLALWSYSVAFMELSFIPIVRLRSFCKLTKVERFRREMRQLLREIEANVQFVNEKRMSVSFLPNDPAASSFLEDEKKSASSALSKYVITLRQRAEQKNNSLMESSVVVGEESSVFGDEVSASDEEDAEQDEDGTAAFSSSWLPGNDKIKQEPTETKGKRKKHRKEKTAVDDDVVEDLVLSSDEDLPSSDSPSAGKIAKVVDHSSPKQNRKPKHKTKRLKRNTQGKK, from the exons ATGGACGCAGAAAATGATACAG AGAGGAATATGGATGGAGAGAGTAATGTAAGAAGAAGGAGCAGAAAAAAATCCATGACTGGGAGTGGAGCAAAGGAACATAAGGGGCAACTGGAAAGTCTTCAGCAAAAG GATCCAGACTTCTACGAGTTTTTGAAAGAGCATGACCAGGAGCTGCTTCAGTTCAGTGATGACGATATTGAT GAAGATTTGGATGCTGATTTGGAAGATGGAGATCTACATGTAGATGAGGAAGCTACTGAGCATGAGGTTCAAGGAAAGGATAAAAAAGCTTCTAAGAAAGTTATAACCACTGCCATGGTTGATTTGTGGTGCAAATCAATTAAAGAAAATGGGAGCTTAAATGCGGTTCGTTCCTTGATGAAGGCTTTTAGGGCAGCATGTCACTATGGTGATGATGAGGAGAATGAGTCAATGGAAAAGCTTAGTGTAATGTCTAGTGCTGTGTTCAACAAAATAATGTTGACTGTACTTAATGAAATGGATGGAATACTAAGAAAGTTGTTGAAGATTCCTGCTACCGGTGGAAAAAAACAGATCGTAACAGATTTGAtgaccacaaaacaatggaggacTTATGGCCATATAGTGAAGTCTTACCTTGGAAATGCTTTCCATATTTTGAATCAAATGACTGACTCGCAAATGATATCATTTACTTTACACCGGCTTAAATATTCTTCAGTGTTATTGGCTGCTTTTCCTTCGCTCCTAAGGAAATACATTAAG GTGGCTCTTCATTTCTGGGGTACTGGTGGAGGTGCTCTTCCGGTTGTTTCGTGCCTATTTATGCGAGAGTTATGCATTTGTATTGGATCTGGCTGCATAGACGAATGCTTCAAAGGAATATATAAAGCCTATGTTTTGAATTGCCATTTTGTTAATGCTGTGAAACTTAAACACATTCGTTTTCTTAGCAACTGCGTCATTGAACTTCTCGGTGTGGATCTTCCGAATGCATATCAACATGCCTTCATTTTTATCCGACAGCTGGCCATGATTTTGAGGGACGCACTTAATACAAAAACTAAG GAAGCTTTTCGCAAGGTTTATGAATGGAAGTTCATTAACTGTCTTGAACTTTGGACTGATGCTGTTCGCGCTTACAGTTCACAATCTGACTTTAAACAACTTGCATATCCGTTGACCCAAATAATTTCTGGGGTAGCCCGTCTAGTTCCCACAGCTAGATATATTCCCCTTAGGTTGAGATGTATTCGGATGCTTAACCAGCTTGCTGCTTCTACCCAATCATTTGTACCAGTATCTATGCTTCTTTTGGATATGCTCGAAATGAAAGAGTTGAGTCGACCCCCTACAGGAGGTGTTGGCAAAGCTGTTGATTTACGCAGCATATTGAAG GTTAGCAAACCGACTCTAAAGACACGGGCATTTCAAGAGGCTTGTGTTTTTTCTGTGGTTGAAGAACTTGCGGAACACCTAGCACTGTGGAGTTATTCTGTTGCATTCATGGAGTTGTCCTTTATTCCAATAGTGAGGTTGCGTAGCTTTTGCAAATTGACCAAAGTTGAGAGGTTTCGAAGAGAAATGAGGCAGCTTTTACGTGAG ATTGAGGCTAATGTCCAGTTTGTGAATGAAAAGCGCATGTCGGTTTCTTTTCTACCTAATGATCCTGCAGCATCATCTTTTCTTGAG GATGAGAAGAAGTCAGCCTCTAGTGCACTATCAAAGTATGTGATAACACTCCGCCAGAGAGCCGAACAAAAAAACAACTCATTAATGGAATCCAG TGTTGTTGTTGGAGAAGAGTCCTCTGTTTTTGGCGATGAAGTATCAGCAAGTGATGAAGAGGATGCTGAACAAGACGAGGATGGAACTGCTGCCTTTAGCTCATCCTGGTTACCCGGAAATGACAA GATAAAACAAGAACCTACCGAAACAAAAGGTAAGAGGAAAAAGCATCGGAAAGAAAAAACAGCCGTTGACGATGATGTTGTGGAAGACTTGGTACTTAGTTCTGATGAAGATTTGCCCTCAAGCGACAGCCCTTCTGCTGGGAAAATTGCGAAAGTAGTTGATCATTCATCTCCTAAACAAAACCGTAAACCAAAGCACAAAACAAAAAGGTTGAAAAGGAACACGCAAGGGAAAAAGTGA